One part of the Schistocerca piceifrons isolate TAMUIC-IGC-003096 chromosome 2, iqSchPice1.1, whole genome shotgun sequence genome encodes these proteins:
- the LOC124775460 gene encoding cAMP and cAMP-inhibited cGMP 3',5'-cyclic phosphodiesterase 10A-like, with amino-acid sequence MQHPTVSSHKNEDTSTSLEQREDVHKLPDLMRQARYRRVLLPYLQYKKRERYQRRTRRSSWPADIYYSNGISMGTCKKSMYSYVFANKNLSDMLYHTVDELKYLTHSQSALIYLYDVDLDKLILAPRYVKSVRCMVTQPIRKYLNLSSYIAMERNYIIVEDVLKEFRIPEGFGQYGYSEEGTLIKSVLGVPILTADEELIGVVEFCRNFRQPSYKDCEAEIAVSSIGYVGGAIDQHAKLIQYRRHIALQNFLSDLTKNSCLQEVSANELLPKIVGHTKKAIDAEYVSFLIIDHDYEEPVADYVVETGFGGLEDGYSTTKKVRLDPNRSLMAMVVDSGKTVNILDTETDKQVHMKLDLESGSIRRSILCMPITLDGTVYGAIQLINKKNTLSFNNSDESLLSTCCKYCSIGLLFRGQKGDAKRWKNVILNLEEMITYYMTNNPFDYDTVIPPMVSRAQADELISFRWVPKDEGKRTLSAVMHMLSELIEDCRNNASVWHSWLIRVKKCYRLEMTYHNFIQAVISCNTMYNLIARNKQMFTPTEILALLIASLCNNVDHQGLENTFYQMNQQSLAQIYEQFSLENHHFNTTVFLLRSVDLFPRLQDEYEGDLHQEIYNCIISTSLERSFTFKEKLDERLDSGNFSWDSEEDRELVKSLMTFYSAVSPQCKKTKLTYSSTRALYEEIYNQGSLESSLGYSILPNADRDMKEYMADYQLDFLRRICWPMMETLIRVFPNVEPLRRLLSEIIEQWEDEVRNREIPVWRASAAWKRTIAAPWRSPPPIAAFSARFDRHLRRQSGKSKGADKPKVKLVFKIHEGNWDKWITKIG; translated from the coding sequence ATGCAGCATCCGACAGTGAGTTCTCATAAGAACGAGGACACGTCCACTTCTCTGGAACAGAGGGAGGACGTACATAAACTTCCGGACTTGATGCGTCAAGCCCGGTACCGCAGAGTGCTCTTACCGTACTTGCAGTACAAGAAGCGCGAGAGGTATCAGCGGCGAACGAGGCGTAGTAGCTGGCCTGCAGATATCTACTACAGCAACGGCATCAGCATGGGCACGTGCAAGAAGAGCATGTATTCGTACGTATTCGCCAACAAGAACCTTTCAGACATGCTCTATCACACTGTCGACGAGCTGAAGTATTTGACACATTCCCAGTCTGCTCTCATCTACCTTTACGACGTGGACCTCGATAAATTAATTCTAGCTCCTCGCTATGTGAAGAGTGTTCGTTGCATGGTCACCCAACCGATAAGAAAGTACTTAAACCTCTCCTCGTACATCGCTATGGAGAGGAATTACATTATAGTAGAGGACGTGCTGAAAGAATTCCGCATTCCTGAAGGATTTGGCCAGTACGGATATTCTGAGGAAGGGACTCTCATTAAGTCCGTTTTAGGAGTTCCCATCTTGACGGCGGATGAAGAGCTCATTGGAGTGGTGGAATTCTGCAGGAATTTTCGTCAACCATCGTACAAAGACTGCGAAGCCGAAATTGCGGTCTCGTCCATCGGGTACGTCGGGGGTGCGATCGATCAGCACGCCAAGTTAATTCAGTACAGGAGACACATCGCGTTACAGAATTTTCTGAGTGATTTGACAAAAAACTCTTGCCTCCAGGAAGTCAGTGCGAACGAATTGTTGCCGAAGATAGTGGGGCATACGAAAAAAGCGATCGACGCAGAATACGTGTCCTTTTTGATAATTGACCACGACTACGAAGAGCCAGTGGCAGATTATGTAGTGGAAACCGGGTTTGGCGGCCTAGAAGATGGGTACTCGACGACGAAGAAAGTGAGGCTCGATCCGAACAGGAGTCTCATGGCGATGGTCGTGGACAGCGGAAAAACTGTTAACATTCTAGACACCGAAACGGATAAGCAGGTCCATATGAAGCTCGACTTGGAAAGCGGATCCATCCGTCGCTCGATTCTCTGCATGCCTATTACTCTCGACGGAACGGTCTATGGTGCTATCCAGCTGATAAACAAGAAAAATACCTTATCGTTTAATAATTCCGACGAGAGTCTGCTATCTACGTGCTGCAAATATTGTTCCATAGGACTTCTGTTTCGCGGTCAAAAGGGAGACGCGAAGCGATGGAAAAATGTGATCCTGAATCTGGAAGAGATGATCACGTACTACATGACAAACAATCCATTCGACTACGATACCGTGATACCTCCTATGGTTAGCCGGGCACAAGCTGACGAACTAATCAGCTTTAGATGGGTGCCCAAGGACGAGGGAAAGAGAACACTTTCTGCCGTAATGCACATGTTATCGGAGCTGATCGAAGATTGCAGGAATAACGCCTCGGTCTGGCACTCGTGGCTGATACGCGTAAAAAAGTGCTATCGCTTAGAGATGACTTATCATAATTTCATCCAAGCTGTAATTTCGTGCAACACTATGTACAACTTGATTGCTCGCAATAAGCAAATGTTTACTCCGACGGAAATACTGGCTCTGCTGATAGCTAGCTTGTGTAACAATGTCGATCACCAAGGTCTGGAAAACACGTTCTACCAAATGAACCAGCAAAGTTTAGCGCAAATATACGAACAATTTTCATTAGAAAATCACCATTTCAATACGACAGTGTTCTTGCTGAGATCTGTGGATCTATTTCCGCGCTTGCAAGATGAGTACGAAGGTGATTTGCATCAGGAAATTTATAACTGTATCATTTCGACGAGTTTAGAAAGGAGCTTTACATTCAAGGAGAAACTAGACGAGCGGTTGGACTCCGGAAATTTCTCTTGGGACTCCGAGGAAGACAGGGAGCTCGTGAAGAGTTTGATGACGTTTTACAGCGCAGTTTCCCCACAGTGCAAAAAGACGAAACTCACGTATTCGAGCACCAGAGCGCTTTATGAGGAGATATACAACCAAGGGAGTCTCGAGAGCAGTCTCGGTTATAGCATCCTGCCGAACGCGGACAGAGACATGAAGGAGTACATGGCGGACTACCAGCTGGATTTCCTGAGGAGGATATGCTGGCCTATGATGGAGACGCTCATTAGGGTGTTTCCGAACGTGGAGCCGCTGCGCAGGCTGCTGTCCGAGATAATCGAGCAGTGGGAGGACGAGGTGCGCAACCGCGAGATCCCCGTGTGGCGCGCCTCTGCGGCGTGGAAGCGAACCATCGCCGCCCCCTGGCGATCGCCGCCGCCCATCGCCGCTTTCTCAGCGCGCTTCGATCGCCACCTCCGCCGCCAGTCGGGCAAGAGCAAGGGCGCCGACAAGCCCAAGGTCAAGCTCGTCTTCAAGATACACGAAGGAAACTGGGATAAGTGGATCACGAAAATAGGCTAG